The Drosophila biarmipes strain raj3 chromosome 2L, RU_DBia_V1.1, whole genome shotgun sequence genome has a window encoding:
- the LOC108033798 gene encoding heart- and neural crest derivatives-expressed protein 2 isoform X1, protein MFQNPVAVSRECSAMYYNSVYNASTMFDIKHSESQVQPQIYNTNHIGYVPTSSTRIVKKRNTANKKERRRTQSINNAFSYLREKIPNVPTDTKLSKIKTLKLAILYINYLVNVLDGDQDPKGGFRAELKPVSRKICSEKKQCLKSEIQNIPMSTKGRTGWPQDVWASELIPEHN, encoded by the exons atgtttcaaaaccCCGTAGCCGTGAGTCGCGAATGCTCCGCCATGTATTACAACTCGGTGTACAATGCATCTACGATGTTCGACATCAAAC ACTCTGAAAGTCAAGTTCAGCCACAGATATATAACACAAATCACATAGGCTATGTGCCAACTTCGAGTACTCGGATTGTTAAAAAACGAAATACAGCCAACAAAAAGGAGAGGAGGCGAACACAAAGCATAAACAATGCCTTTTCCTACCTTCGGGAAAAGATCCCTAATGTTCCCACAGATACCAAACTTTCAAAG ATTAAAACACTGAAGTTGGCCATCCTCTACATAAACTACTTGGTTAATGTTCTCGATGGCGATCAGGACCCAAAAGGCGGATTTCGAGCCGAACTTAAGCCGGTCAGCCGAAAGATTTGCAGCGAAAAGAAACAATGCTTAAAGtcagaaattcaa AATATTCCCATGTCGACTAAGGGCCGTACAGGATGGCCACAAGATGTTTGGGCATCGGAACTTATTCCAGAACATAATTAG
- the LOC108033798 gene encoding heart- and neural crest derivatives-expressed protein 2 isoform X2: MFQNPVAVSRECSAMYYNSVYNASTMFDIKHSESQVQPQIYNTNHIGYVPTSSTRIVKKRNTANKKERRRTQSINNAFSYLREKIPNVPTDTKLSKIKTLKLAILYINYLVNVLDGDQDPKGGFRAELKPVSRKICSEKKQCLKSEIQLILISEYSHVD, from the exons atgtttcaaaaccCCGTAGCCGTGAGTCGCGAATGCTCCGCCATGTATTACAACTCGGTGTACAATGCATCTACGATGTTCGACATCAAAC ACTCTGAAAGTCAAGTTCAGCCACAGATATATAACACAAATCACATAGGCTATGTGCCAACTTCGAGTACTCGGATTGTTAAAAAACGAAATACAGCCAACAAAAAGGAGAGGAGGCGAACACAAAGCATAAACAATGCCTTTTCCTACCTTCGGGAAAAGATCCCTAATGTTCCCACAGATACCAAACTTTCAAAG ATTAAAACACTGAAGTTGGCCATCCTCTACATAAACTACTTGGTTAATGTTCTCGATGGCGATCAGGACCCAAAAGGCGGATTTCGAGCCGAACTTAAGCCGGTCAGCCGAAAGATTTGCAGCGAAAAGAAACAATGCTTAAAGtcagaaattcaa CTTATTCTCATTTCAGAATATTCCCATGTCGACTAA
- the LOC108035178 gene encoding ubiquitin carboxyl-terminal hydrolase CYLD, giving the protein MNSKSDHEAEKEKKLTITNRFGDSLENYELPNDPSEHKPHVYPKKVPNRKNGILKNSDGNHTAVDNPYHEDVDLADILGTNWPKRAGAAAMILNNKSKTLTEPISCEDTIFKPTSPILTRVEPEEPIRFTSADYQPLIEIPGTELAIGSLVEVSNPGVCDDLYGVIRWIGIPPGSPKNVLVGIEAEDESNLKNVVTSDGRHNGVRLFTCHDGRAIFVPANRCTADRRFADVDNSVSANRVSNNHAKKFGVADCPAIYGSVPPLEIHNSEELASICGKFKGIQGHHNSCYLDATLFSMFTFTSVFDSILYRHPGPQDIRHYSEVQKVLRDEIVNPLRKNVFVRSDRVMKLRELLDKLSSVSGLTCEEKDPEEFLNSLLSQIMRVEPFLKLSSGQDSYFYQLFVEKDEKLTLPSVQQLFEQSFHSSDIKLKEVPSCFIIQMPRFGKNYKMYPRILPSQVLDVTDIIENSPRQCSLCGKLAEYECRDCFGSLQAGSGLECTAFCPKCLKTFHSHAKRTNHVSKKIFSPKEFRIMAEHMVVPRLYMELFAVVCIETSHYVAFVKSGSGPDAPWCFFDSMADRKGEQNGYNIPEITCVPELTQWLSEEGARSINETSTNDKVLPEHAKRIFCDAYMCLYQSTDIMMYH; this is encoded by the exons ATGAATTCCAAATCCGATCATGAAgccgaaaaagaaaaaaagttgACCATCACCAACAGGTTCGGGGATTCCCTGGAGAACTATGAACTACCCAACGACCCCAGCGAACACAAGCCCCATGTTTACCCAAAGAAGGTTCCCAACAGAAAAAATGGCATTCTAAA GAACAGCGATGGCAACCACACTGCTGTTGATAATCCCTATCACGAGGACGTGGATTTGGCGGATATTCTCGGAACAAATTGGCCAAAAAGAGCGGGAGCGGCTGCCATGATCTtgaacaacaaaagcaaaacgCTGACAGAACCCATTAGTTGCGaggatacaatttttaaacccACTTCCCCCATATTAACAAGAGTAGAGCCAGAGGAACCCATAC gtTTCACATCCGCTGATTACCAGCCGCTGATCGAAATACCAGGAACCGAACTGGCGATCGGTTCCCTTGTAGAAGTCTCGAACCCTGGAGTGTGCGACGATCTGTATGGCGTTATACGATGGATTGGCATTCCTCCTGGTTCGCCCAAAAACGTACTCGTGGGCATAGAGGCTGAAGACGAATCGAACTTGAAAAACGTTGTGACATCGGATGGGAGGCATAATGGCGTTCG TTTATTTACTTGCCACGATGGTCGAGCTATTTTTGTACCAGCCAACAGATGCACGGCTGACCGGCGATTCGCTGATGTGGACAATAGTGTTTCTGCAAACCGAGTTTCCAATAACCACGCAAAGAAGTTCGGGGTCGCCGACTGTCCCGCCATTTATGGTTCGGTACCTCCATTGG AAATCCACAACTCTGAAGAGCTGGCAAGCATTTGTGGAAAGTTCAAGGGAATCCAGGGACACCATAATTCCTGCTATCTTGATGCCACACTATTTTCGATGTTCACATTCACCAGCGTGTTTGATTCCATTCTGTACAGACATCCGGGACCACAA GACATTCGTCATTACAGTGAAGTTCAGAAGGTTTTGCGCGATGAAATCGTCAATCCATTGCGAAAGAACGTGTTTGTTCGATCTGACCGTGTGATGAAGCTTCGCGAGCTGTTGGACAAGCTTAGTTCTGTAAGCGGTCTCACCTGCGAGGAGAAAGATCCTGAAGAGTTCCTAAATAGTTTGCTCTCGCAAATTATGCGAGTTGAACCATTTTTAAAG ctAAGCTCCGGACAAGATTCGTATTTTTACCAACTATTTGTGGAAAAGGATGAAAAGTTAACATTACCGAGTGTCCAGCAACTGTTTGAACAAAGCTTTCACTCTTCGGATATAAAACTGAAGGAGGTTCCTTCTTGTTTTATCATTCAAATGCCTCGATTCGGAAAGAACTATAAGATGTATCCACGCATATTGCCTTCGCAAGTACTTGATGTGACAGACATTATTGAAAACT CTCCTCGACAGTGCTCGCTGTGCGGAAAACTGGCTGAGTACGAGTGCCGCGACTGCTTTGGAAGCCTGCAAGCTGGCTCAGGTCTGGAGTGCACCGCCTTTTGTCCAAAATGTCTGAAAACATTTCACTCTCACGCCAAAAG AACCAATCATGTGTCGAAGAAGATTTTCAGTCCGAAAGAATTTAGAATCATGGCCGAGCACATGGTTGTTCCGCGATTGTACATGGAATTGTTTGCCGtcgtttgcatagaaacgtcTCATTACGTGGCGTTTGTGAAGTCTGGGTCAGGGCCAGATGCACCGTGGTGCTTTTTCGATTCAATGGCAGATAGAAAAG gTGAACAGAATGGATACAATATACCTGAAATTACGTGTGTTCCAGAATTAACACAGTGGCTCTCGGAAGAAGGCGCACGATCTATAAATGAAACTTCAACGAACGATAAAGTATTACCTGAACACGCTAAGCGTATTTTTTGCGATGCCTATATGTGTCTGTACCAAAGCACAGATATTATGATGTACCATTAG
- the LOC108033708 gene encoding 39S ribosomal protein L4, mitochondrial — MLKNIVNASRQVLYHPVARTFSRSSNKGNAVTESPASAPLAAKLPLILPQDYTERLPVSRSAARQAWIENTDAVAERKVGLIELHPDVFAAQPRVDIIQENVEWQRKYRYVSMAHTKTRAEVRGGGRKPWPQKGGGRARHGSLRSPMLKGGGVVHGPRSPTTHFYMLPFYKRVLGLTSTLSVKLAQDDLHIIENVDIPTGDAEFLKDLITERNWGPSVLIVDEDHMFPANICQASDDLGYVNLMPSFGLNVYSMLKHDTLVLTVAAVKHLEQRLLYQLNRNDASSKGGKFKLDQV, encoded by the exons atgttgaaaaacatTGTAAATGCATCCAGGCAGGTGCTCTATCATCCGGTGGCCAGGACTTTCAGCCGGAGCAGCAACAAAGGCAATGCAGTGACCGAATCCCCCGCATCTGCTCCACTGGCCGCGAAGTTGCCATTGATTCTGCCGCAGGATTACACGGAGCGATTGCCGGTCAGCAGGAGCGCGGCCCGTCAGGCGTGGATCGAGAACACGGATGCGGTGGCGGAGCGGAAGGTGGGACTCATCGAACTGCATCCCGATGTCTTTGCCGCCCAGCCGAGGGTGGACATCATACAGGAGAACGTGGAGTGGCAGCGCAAGTATCGTTACGTAAGCATGGCGCACACGAAGACCCGGGCAGAAGTGCGCGGTGGTGGCCGCAAGCCGTGGCCACAGAAGGGAGGAGGACGTGCCCGTCACGGTTCCCTCCGCTCGCCCATGCTCAAGGGCGGCGGTGTGGTTCATGGCCCCCGatcgcccaccacccacttctACATGCTACCCTTCTACAAAAGGGTTTTGGGCTTGACCTCCACGCTGAGCGTTAAGCTGGCCCAGGATGATCTGCACATCATCGAGAATGTGGACATACCCACTGGCGATGCAGAGTTCCTCAAGGATCTGATTACCGAACGGAACTGGGGACCATCCGTCTTGATTGTGGACGA agACCACATGTTTCCCGCCAATATTTGCCAGGCCAGCGATGATCTGGGCTATGTCAACCTGATGCCATCCTTTGGCCTAAACGTGTATTCCATGCTCAAGCACGACACTCTCGTTCTAACCGTCGCTGCAGTGAAGCATCTGGAGCAGCGGCTGCTGTACCAACTTAATCGCAATGATGCCAGCAGCAAGGGAGGAAAGTTCAAACTGGATCAAGTCTAG
- the LOC108033809 gene encoding keratin-associated protein 19-2 produces MKFLMLSLVVLLAVASARPQFGFGGFGGFGGQEQQQQSLGGGFGGGGFGQQQQQEGFGGFGQQQQQEGFGGFGGGGFGQQQQQQEVVGGLGFYG; encoded by the exons atgaaattcttg ATGTTAAGTCTGGTTGTCCTGCTTGCTGTGGCATCGGCGCGTCCCCAATTCGGGTTTGGTGGATTTGGAGGATTCGGGGGAcaggaacagcagcagcaatctcTCGGCGGTGGCTTCGGAGGTGGTGGTTtcgggcagcagcaacagcaggagGGCTTTGGAGGATTcggccagcaacagcaacaagaagGTTTCGGTGGTTTCGGAGGAGGTGGTTTtggacagcaacaacagcagcaggaagTCGTGGGGGGACTCGGCTTCTACGGTTAA